Proteins encoded in a region of the Dreissena polymorpha isolate Duluth1 chromosome 6, UMN_Dpol_1.0, whole genome shotgun sequence genome:
- the LOC127835867 gene encoding uncharacterized protein LOC127835867 codes for MSANVSDKLFTSAILLFSNGDVNVSSTADPSISRYPITDNVSATTDQFEPISGDNNTEATTDEQFVPRSGYDFPVFGMEDGTFVYLHSLAIGCLITSLICAIITIVLSFRNNNYLTFFSNWSRSERYVVYMAICDGVFNISHTIEHVHGLVVFGHVRPKELCAFYGFMVTVFIGAQNLLVNVIAISVFFIIYFDKNINFGKRDWKLLLYCFGVPFVGAVAAAAGDQFGPIELFCAFDQVKGRMSNFLFNTIPIIIITAVNSILYVLAWKRIRDETRETNQVLGNENSNIAIMKRSHRAARNMSMFVVAFFAQWSGVAVHAVWGLVTPHIHMVLYFLIVFFANIGGLLNLIVFLIIRKSRTAKKSPENRQMLVLKSSNGTSGTKSMD; via the exons ATGTCCGCTAACGTTTCAGACAAACTATTCACGTCAGCAATCCTACTCTTCTCAAATGGAGACGTCAACGTTTCTTCGACTGCCGACCCTTCTATTTCACGTTACCCGATAACTGACAACGTTTCAGCCACTACCGACCAATTCGAACCTATCAGCGGGGACAATAATACTGAAGCTACGACCGACGAGCAGTTTGTTCCCCGCAGCGGCTATGACTTTCCGGTGTTCGGCATGGAGGACGGAACGTTTGTCTACCTTCACAGCCTTGCCATTGGTTGCCTGATCACTAGCCTCATCTGCGCCATCATCACAATCGTTCTCTCGTTCCGGAACAACAACTACCTCACTTTCTTCAGCAATTGGTCCCGTAGCGAGCGCTACGTCGTCTACATGGCGATCTGCGACGGCGTCTTCAATATCTCGCACACTATTGAGCACGTGCATGGCCTCGTGGTGTTCGGACACGTGCGTCCTAAGGAGCTGTGCGCCTTCTACGGCTTCATGGTCACGGTATTTATCGGTGCCCAGAACCTGCTGGTGAACGTCATCGCCATCAGCGTGTTTTTCATCATCTACTTCGACAAGAACATCAACTTCGGAAAGAGAGACTGGAAGCTGCTCCTCTATTGCTTCGGAGTACCGTTTGTTGGGGCTGTAGCGGCAGCGGCCGGCGATCAGTTTGGACCAATAGAATTATT CTGCGCATTCGACCAAGTGAAAGGCAGAATGAGCAACTTCCTCTTCAATACAATCCCGATTATCATTATCACTGCCGTCAACAGCATCCTGTATGTGTTGGCATGGAAACGTATCCGTGACGAGACCCGCGAGACGAATCAAGTCCTAGGCAATGAGAATTCTAACATTGCTATCATGAAGAGGTCCCACAGGGCGGCAAGAAACATGTCCATGTTCGTGGTCGCTTTCTTCGCGCAGTGGTCAGGTGTTGCGGTGCACGCTGTCTGGGGGCTCGTCACTCCGCACATTCACATGGTCCTCTATTTCCTGATCGTCTTCTTTGCCAACATCGGCGGCCTCTTGAACCTCATCGTGTTTCTCATCATCCGCAAGTCGCGCACCGCCAAGAAGAGCCCGGAGAATCGTCAGATGCTAGTCTTGAAGAGCAGCAACGGGACGTCCGGTACAAAGTCAATGGATTGA